In Natronorubrum halophilum, the genomic window CGCCCCCGCCCCGGGAATCTTCTTCGGCGGCGTCCTGGGCCTGACGGCGTTTACGACCTACAACTGGCTCACGCAGTTCGACTCGCTCGAGGCCTACCTCGCGTATCCGGTCTCCATCGAGGACGTCTTCCGAGCGAAACGAATCGCGTTCGTCCTCGTCGGCGCGCCGACCGTGGCGGTGCCGTACCTGGCGGCGATCTACTGGTTCGAGGCGACGCTCGCGGACGCGGCGGTCGGAGCGATCCTGCTCGCGGGGTACGGGCTGTACTACTACGGCCTCACCGTCTATATTGCCGGCTTCGATCCCAACGAATTCCTCTTCGACGCCGTCCGGTTTTCGCTGTTCACCGTCGGCGTCGGGGTCGCTCTCGTGCCGACGCTGGTCGCCGGCTTCGTCGTCGTCCCGCCGTCCGGTAGCGTCGCGCTCGCCGTTGCGGGGGTCGGATTCGGCGCGGTCGGGGTGGTCCTCTCGAGCCGTGCGGGGCCGCGCTGGGAGGAGCGCTATCAGGCGGGCGACTGAGACGAGCAACGAGAAGCGAAACAGACGTTGTGGGTGAAGCGTGACCGAAGCGCACGGCGCGGGCGAGAGAACGACCGTCGCGTTCGGCGAGAACGAACCGATAGGACGATACTGCGAGCCGCGTGACTAGCCACCACGCGGATGACACGGACGCTCCTCGTCGCAGGGACTGCAAGCCACGTCGGCAAGTCGACGGTCGCCGCCGGACTCTGTCGGCTGCTCGCCGATCGAGGCGTTTCGGTCGCCCCGTTCAAGGCACAGAACATGAGTAACAACGCTCGAGTCGTCGTGCGACCCGAGGCCATCGGAGACGGTTCCGAAGGCCGCCACGGTGACGACGCACCGATCACTGATCGGTGGGGAGAGATCGGCGTCTCCCAGTTCGTCCAGGCGCGTGCGGCCCGGACGACGCCGACGACGGACTGCAACCCGGTGCTCCTCAAGCCCCGCGGCGACGGGGAGAGCCAACTCGTCCTCCAGGGACGAGCCCGCGAGCACGTCCCGGCGAGCGACTACTACGAGGCGTACTGGGAGGACGCTCGAGCGGCCGCCGAAGAATCTTACCGGCGACTCGCAGCCGATCACGACGTCGTCATCGCGGAAGGCGCGGGAAGCATCGCCGAGATCAACCTCCACGAGCGCGACCTCGCGAACGTCGAGACGCCCCGATTCGCCGACGCCGAGATCCTCCTGCTGGTCGATATCGAACGCGGCGGAGCCTTCGCCAGCCTGTACGGCACCATCGAGTTGCTTCCCGACTCGTTGCGCGATCGCCTCGTCGGGGCGGTCATCACCAAGTTTCGGGGCGACCCGACGCTGCTCGAGCCGGGCATCGAGGAGATCGAAGCCGAGACCGGCGTCCCGATCGTGGGCGTGCTCCCCTACGACGACCCCGGATTGCCCGAAGAAGACAGCGTCGGCCTCCCGGCAACGGGCGAGGGCGGCGTCCTCGGGGACGACGACGGTATTCCCGAGGCTCGACGGATCCGGATCGCCGTGCCCCGGCTGCCGCGGATTTCGAACGCGACGGATCTCGAGGCGCTCGCGGCCGAGCCGGGCGTCTCGGTCGCGTTCGTGCCGATCGAGACGGGTGCACTCGAGACCGAAACCGCGTCCGCTACCGACCCGCTCGAGGAGGCCGATGCAGACGCGGTCGTCCTTCCGGGAACGAAGAACACGGTCGACGACCTGCGAGCGCTCCACGAGGCCGGCTTCGGGGACGCGCTCGCCGGGTTCGGCGGTCCGGTCGTCGGCGTCTGTGGCGGCTACCAGCTGCTGGGCGAGCGGATCACGAACGCCTCGCTCGAGGGAACCGGCGACGACGACGTTCTCGAGGGGTTGGGATTGTTACCGGTCGAGACGCGATTCGAGGGGACCAAACGGCTCGAGCGGACGACGGTCCCCGTCGACGGCGACGCGACGCCGCTGCTCGCGGGTGCCGAGGGACCCGCCGCAGGGTACGAGATCCACGCCGGTCGAACGCGGGCGCTCGAGGACGTCGACCGGCCGCTCGGCGACTCGAGCGCCGCCCGCGGACGGGTTCTTGGGACGTATCTCCACGGGCTGTTCGATAACGACTCGGTTCGAACGGCGTTTCTCGCACACGTCGCTGCAAAAGCGGGAGTCGATCGAACGGCGGGCGACGAACCCGGTGCTACCGATACGGAGTCCGCGACAGGGCGACAAAACGCAACCGGTCGGACGCCGTCCGACCGGGCGGCGACGCTGGTTCGCAAGCACGTCGATCTCGAGGCGCTGGGCGAGCCCTTCGGGACGGGACTCACGTGCGGTAAGGAAGACGGTCAGTAGCGACGGTCTGGATCGAGACGACCTAGACGGATTTGTTGCGGTACGTTCCGAGCAGTTCCTCGAGAATGATGCACTCCTGATCGGCCGAATCGTAGTGCGTGTCGATGAAGCGTTCCGCGGCCTCGTACTCTCCGCGCAGACCGTGCTTGCGGATGGTTATGACGGCATCGAGGAAGAAGGTCCCCCCGTCAGCACCGACCACCGACGCGTGATCTCGCTCGTTGATATCGAGTTCGGACTTGATCTCGTCGAAGTTGAACGTCTTCACCTCGTGGTCGGTGTTGATCAGCGTGAGCACGTACTCCGCGGAGAAGCGATAGAACTCGGATTTGCTCTCGAACATACCGTCGTCGACGAGTTCATCGATCGCGCCGACGACCTCGTCCGGATATCTGACGGTATCTTTCGCCATGTCGTCACTGTGCACGCTACTGACTCATTATTGTTTCGAATAAATGTTATATCTCATATATTTTCGGGCCCCTCGAGGACCTGAATCCGTATCGATTTCGACGATCAGCGGACACTCGAGTCTCGTATCGAGCCTCGAAACGGAACGAACGTTAAAGCAACCGGGACCGGTTTGCTCACACGAGTGAGCCCAATCGACGCGTCCCCCGGATTCCTCGTCAGTTCCCTCCCCTGGTGGCTAGCAGCGCCGGTGATCCAGCTCGTGGTGCTCGTGTTCGGGATGGCGCTCGACGAGACGTACGTCAACCGGGTGACCATCCTGACCGGGGCGCTCGCCGTACAGATTCACGCGTTCGTCGCCGGTGACGTCGGGATGCTCGTCGGTCTGTACGGCGACCTCGGTCTCGTTATCGGAACGTACGGGCTGTACGCCTACGTCATCGACGGCTACGTCGGAGACTGGTTTCGACTCCTCGCCTACTTCGTGTACTCGCCGCTGTCGGTCGCTCTCGTCATCCTGGCCGCCGGCCCCACGCTGTTCGGCGTCGAACCGCTGGTCGTCCCCGCACTCGTTCTCGCCGGGTACGGCAACCATCAGTTCCGCGAGTACCTCCGCCCCGACGTTCCCTACTACTTCGGTCCCGAATCGCGGGCGTCGTTCGAGGCGGTCGTCGAAACCGAGGCCACCGTGGGGACGTCAACCGAGACGCCGACGGCCGATTCCGGCGAATCGACCGCCGTGTCAGCCGCGACGAGGGCCGACACTGAATCGGCTACGGCAGCACCAGCCGAGGGGGACGCGACAGCCAACGATAGCGGTGAACCAACAGCCAACGACGGCGGTGAACCGACAGCGGCGACGGGTCACGACGCAGGCGCCGCGTCCTTCGACGACGCAACGGCTACCGACAGCAACTCCGACGACGGCTCCGGCTTCGATCATCCCGGTGTCGAACCGGCTACCGCTGCCGACTCGAGCGAGCGGGGGATTCTTCCGGAGTTCATGCGACGGCTCTAGAAACCCGATCCGAACGGACGGGAGGAACCCGGTCTAAACAGGCGGCCGCGGATCGGTCGGTTTCCAGACAGAACCGTTTCCGCGGACGAAGAGTGTGAATTATTGTCTCACACGATCGGCTAGTACCTGTAACAGGCTATTCGGGGGTGAAAACGCAACGAGTCGGCCCGTAGCAACTACCTACAAATTTATTATTTATCGTGTCTAACCGAAGAGCGCAATGGCAGATGAATCCGAAATCCGTCAGCAGATGATCGACGCGTTCGGAGAAGCCGACTACCCGATTTCGAGTCCGATGGACCTCGTTCCGGCGCTCCCCAACGGACCCGGTACGAAGTTCGAATCCGGCGACTTCTCCATGACCGCAATGGAACTGAACACGAAAACGTCCGGTGGCGACTTCCCCTACGACGATCCCGAAACCTTCGTCGACGACATCATCGAAGACCTCAAAGAGCAGGGTGAACTCTAGACCGGAACACCGTGGTGCAGCCGGGTGGGGTGGAGGCGTCCACGCAGTTCCCGCACCGATTCATCCGAACTCGACACACCGGTAGTCAGTGGGCTGAAATCGATTACCGTCCGGTTCGTGCCGTACCGATCGAAACGGGCCTCACACTGATCGCACAGTCGTTGCGCGATCGAGACGGAGCATCCGTCAGTGGCGACTGAAGAGTGTCGTTCGATCATCCGGGCGCAAGACGACTATCGAAGCAACACATTGTACACTGTGTAAACCGTCTCCACTGTTCAGATTCGACCATCGGCAAGCCGTACAGCCGCCGAACACAGTGTCGCAAACTGATTTTATGACACTAGTTTTCGAAACAACTCAATCTACCAGTAACCTTTTATTCTGACCCCGTGTTTGCTCAGAAAGGCATCCCCGTCAGCGTTGCGATCGGCAACAGCAACGGTCCCTGATATTGTATGTCATATGATAATCGATCCGAATCGATCGTTCACGTTACGACCTCTCCGTCGAGTTCGCTCCGGACGCGTCTCCAAAAGAAGACAGAGATCGACGTTCTGTCGGTGTCGCCAGAGGCAGATCTCGAGACCGTTCTCGAGACCGAACGCCCCCCAGACGCCGAATCCGAATCGAGTGACGGCCCGGGGACGCCGTCTCGTTCGACGGAAATTTCTCCGGAGACGCCGGCGGAATCGTCCTCCGAACTACCCGAAAGCGAGTTCCAACGACCGATCGCCGTCGTTCTCGAACTCGAGTGCCCGGAGCAAACGAGTGCCGTCCTCGAGCGCATTCGGACGACCGCACCGACCGTTCCAACGATCGTCGTACCCTCGTCGGGAAGCGAAGCGCTCGCAGCCGCCGCGCTACGTGCGAACGCGGACGACTACGTTCTCACTGACGGGGACACTGAGCCCGTCGAACGGATCGTCGACACGGTACGCTCGCTGCGAGAGTCGGACGGCGATTCAGTAGGAGCGTCAGCGACGGTAACAAAGTCGGCGGAACCGATGCCGACATCCGAAACAGCAGAGACACGACTGGCGGCCGAAACGGCTGATGGCAAGTATCATCGAATTCTCGCGAACGAACTCCCTGACGAAGCGTTCGTTATCGGTGCTGACGGAACCTACTTCGAGGCGAAAGTCCGTTCCGACGTTGCGGATCTCTACTCGATGTCGGCCGACGAACTGATGGGGAAACGACTCGAGCGCGTGTTTCCGGACGGCGTTGCCGCGGAGCTACAGGGATGCGTCGATCGAACGATCCAAACGGGCGAGATTCAGTCCATCGAGTACAGCGTGGAAACCTTCGATGGGCGACGACGATACGAGGCACGGGTCGTCCCGATCGACGAACGAATCGAGGGCCAGCGCGCCGTCGTCTGGCTCGCGCGGGACATCACCGAACGGGCAAAGCGAGAACGCGAGTTGCGTTCGCGACAGGATCAACTCGAGACGCTCAACAGAATTAGCATGGTCGTCGGTCAGGTAATCGACACGCTGGTCGAGGCACCTTCCCGAAACGCCATCGAACGCGAGGTCTGTGAACAGCTCGTCGACTCGGAGCTGTACTGCGGGGCCTGGATCGCCGAACGTACTGGTGAGGGAACGCTCTCGTATCGAACCGGTGCGGGCAGTACAGAGACGTACCTCGAGTGCGTTCGAGAACGCGAATTCGACGACGAGTGGGCGGTACAACGAGCCGTTCGGACGGGAAAAACCCAGACGGAAACGGGAATCCCCGAGAACGAGGCGGTTCCCGAGCCGCTCCGGGAAAGCGCGCGCCAAGATGGTATCAGTTCCGCAGTCTCCGTTCCGATCAGTCACAACGAATCGATATACGGCGTGTTGGTGGTCCTGTCGAGTCGCGAAGAGGCGTTCAGTACGGGCGAACGTGCGGGCTTCAGTCTGCTCGGCGAAACGATCGGCTTTACCATCATGGCCGTAAAGAACCGCCAGTTACTGTTCTCCGACACCGTCATCGAACTCGAGTTTCGAATCGACGGTGGCGAGACCTTCTCGTTCGATCTCTCCGAGGAGTACGGGTGTACCTGTTCGCTCGAGTGGGCCGGCACCACCTCGGGCGGGCGTACCTTCCAGTACGTCACGGTCGACGGCCTCGCCGGCGAAACCGTCCTCGAAGCAGCGAACGCCCACGAATCGATCGAGGAGTGTCGGCTCATTCACGACGGGGAAAACAGTTGCACGGTCGAGATGCGACTCTCGAAGTCGGGCGTCCGAACGCTCGCGAACCACGGAGCGACGATCAGAGACGTCGCCGTCGAAAACGGCGTCGGGACCTGCCTGATCGAGGTTTCACAGGATGCAGACGTCCGAGAGATCGCGGATGCGCTGACGGTCGTCTACGAGAACACCGAACTCGTCGCTCGCCGAGAGGTCGATCGAGCGGTCCAAACCGCGGCCGAACGACGCAATCGAATGCTCGATCAGCTCACCGATCGACAGCTCACGACGCTGCGACTCGCCTACTACGGGGGATTCTTTGACTGGCCGCGTGAAAGCACCGGCGAGGAGATCGCCGAGGCGATGGGCGTCTCACCGCCGACGATGCACCAGCACCTACGGAAGGGACTCAAGTCGATTCTGGGGGAGTTCTTCGAAGCCGGCGGCGGGACACCGTAGGTCGTGCTCAGCGGAGACTGGACGGAGACGTCACAGAAACGTCTTCGAAATGCGAGGGAACGGTAGGTGGTGGCAGTTTGAATGGGTTCCGCTCGCATCGACCGCCTTCGGTTCCACGAAGGCAGTCGAGCGCTATGGATTCGAGATTGATAACACTAGTCAAACGGTCCAACGTATCACGCCGAGTTGTGTCAATGCGAACGCCGCCAACCAGCGGCGCAAGCCCAAAGATTGGGGAGAGTACAAAGCGCCACCGATAGCGACAGGATGCAAGTCGCGAGCGAGGATCTGTTCACCGGAAATGCGGTGTGTCAAAATCGACCCCCCGAGTCGATATCGGCCCGTCGCGAGCGCTCGCGAGGGGGAGCGATCCGAACGTATCACGAACGGCGATACTCACGGCGATATAAAAGTACGCGTTGTGAACCCAAGCATCGATAGCGAACCCTCGACGGTGTGCGAACGGGATGAAAACGACGAGCATCCGGGCAACCGATATCGTCTGTCGATCGACAGCGGGCACGCAGCCGTGATACCGAACGCACCCGTCGACGGGATCTACAGGGGATCGAACGGCCGCTACTACACCGACCGTCAGGTTACGAACTACCTGCGTGCCGAACGGTGGAACCCGTGCATCCGACAGCGCAATCCCGAGCGACGACTGGTGGCAACGAGCGACGACGATTTGCTACTGTTGCTGCCGACCGACGACATTCCCGCCTGGGCGGAGATTCGGGTCGACAACCGCGGTGCTCGCATCGTCGATACGCGGCGTCCGCTGCCCGAATAGTCGACACCGGACTCCCGACTCCCGCCGTTTTCGACCACCTGCCGAGACCGTCGATGATCCGCGTTTTGGAATGCAGCGGGACGCTACTGGTCGGCTGACCCACTCCGAGCGCTCCAGTCAGTATCCCTCCGGACACGTATAATGAGTGTACATGTGAACCGTCACGGACTGGCCGTCGAACTCGAGAGCCACTGTCGTGAAGCGGCGCGTATTCCTCGGAATGGTCGGCTCGCTCGCCTCGGTCGGGACGCTGGCCTATGCGACTCGAGATCCCGTCACCACGCTCGAGGTTCGGGTCTGGCTCTCGAACGGAGCCGTGACGTACGATGGCGTCATGGACCGCATACTCGAGTATCTCGAGGAGATTCTCGCTCTCGAACACTGGTCGCTCGAGCTGTCAGCCGGGGGAACGGTCGAGGTCTCAACCGAAGACGGGGCGCGGGTTACCACCAGCGGAGAGTGGCCGATGGCCATCGCCTCGGGAGCGATCGGGAGCCGTGATATCACGCCCGCGGCGGACGTCAACGTGCTCGTGACGGACGGACAGATGGAGCGGGCGCCGACCGGATACGGACTTCCGCATATCGCCTCGGTCGGCGGGGCTCGACATCTCTCCTCGCTCGACTCCTTCGACGCCCTTCTCGCGACGCCGGAGGCCGACGTCGACCGGTGGATCGTCCCGAACGAGCGTGGACCGCGGACGATGCAGATACTCGTCCACGAGATCGGCCACGCGCTCGGATTGCACCACGATCACGGTGTCTCGTTTCGCGACGGTGATGCGATTGTCGCGACGCCGATGCTGAGCAGTTATGCCTGGACGGCCGACTACGGTGGTGACCGCTCACGGTGTGGTGGGAGTTACCCGGATCCAGCCGACCACACTCGGAAACTCAGTCTGGCCTTCTCGTCGTGTGCACACCGCGACCTCGAAGCGTACAGCGGTGGAATGACCCCGCAGAACAGATAGACGTCCGAGTGGTACCAGTAGCAGCGGCCGAACCGATTTCGGAGCCGTTACTCGTCGTCGTTCCCCTCGTTTTCTCCGCGAACGAAACTCGCCTGCGTGTCACCGTCCTGTTCGGAACGATCCGCACTCGGTCCTTCGATGAGCGACTCGAAGTCGTCGACATCGTCGTACTGGTCCTGGTAGACGAGCGCTGCTTTTCCCGTGGCTGTAATCTCGTATAGCCCGGACCGGTCTGCCGGACCGATCTTCCGAACGAGCCCGTAATCCTCCAGCACCGGAAGCCGAGTGTTGATGTTCTTGCGGCTCTTGCCCGTGTGTGCAGCGAGATTCGTTGCGACGTTTCGACCCTTGTCCTCGAGCGCCTCGAGGATCAGGAAATCAGTAGGTTGGCGAAGCTTCACTATCGTTCACTCTCATGTGACACTATATTTCCAGTGGTAACTAATACTTTCGACTTAGTAGGTCATGTTTTGTATGGTGATGATTATTGAAAATAGTAAATAATGGTGGAAATTTGAATGAACAACACAACTGAGCCGTCGATAATCGGTTCGTTGTGAAGTCGAATCGATAACGAGATCGCCCTGACAGTGCGAGGGATAGGGCACCGCAACCGACAGTACGAGCGAAAAGAGGGCCGACCGAGGACGGGCAGCGAGGATTTTCGAGACCGGACCGTGGGAGGTTGGAATCGGGACACAGTGGGGCATTCGAGACTCCCTCATCGAATAACAGCGAGGCAACTCGCGCAGAACAGCGACGACTCCCCCTTCGAAAAGCAACGACAGCGGCTCACGCGGACCAGCGACGACGGTGAGCGCGGAACAAAGACGGCAATTCG contains:
- a CDS encoding zinc metalloprotease, translated to MKRRVFLGMVGSLASVGTLAYATRDPVTTLEVRVWLSNGAVTYDGVMDRILEYLEEILALEHWSLELSAGGTVEVSTEDGARVTTSGEWPMAIASGAIGSRDITPAADVNVLVTDGQMERAPTGYGLPHIASVGGARHLSSLDSFDALLATPEADVDRWIVPNERGPRTMQILVHEIGHALGLHHDHGVSFRDGDAIVATPMLSSYAWTADYGGDRSRCGGSYPDPADHTRKLSLAFSSCAHRDLEAYSGGMTPQNR
- a CDS encoding CopG family transcriptional regulator, whose product is MAKDTVRYPDEVVGAIDELVDDGMFESKSEFYRFSAEYVLTLINTDHEVKTFNFDEIKSELDINERDHASVVGADGGTFFLDAVITIRKHGLRGEYEAAERFIDTHYDSADQECIILEELLGTYRNKSV
- a CDS encoding MTH865 family protein; the encoded protein is MADESEIRQQMIDAFGEADYPISSPMDLVPALPNGPGTKFESGDFSMTAMELNTKTSGGDFPYDDPETFVDDIIEDLKEQGEL
- a CDS encoding winged helix-turn-helix domain-containing protein; its protein translation is MKLRQPTDFLILEALEDKGRNVATNLAAHTGKSRKNINTRLPVLEDYGLVRKIGPADRSGLYEITATGKAALVYQDQYDDVDDFESLIEGPSADRSEQDGDTQASFVRGENEGNDDE
- a CDS encoding cobyric acid synthase gives rise to the protein MTRTLLVAGTASHVGKSTVAAGLCRLLADRGVSVAPFKAQNMSNNARVVVRPEAIGDGSEGRHGDDAPITDRWGEIGVSQFVQARAARTTPTTDCNPVLLKPRGDGESQLVLQGRAREHVPASDYYEAYWEDARAAAEESYRRLAADHDVVIAEGAGSIAEINLHERDLANVETPRFADAEILLLVDIERGGAFASLYGTIELLPDSLRDRLVGAVITKFRGDPTLLEPGIEEIEAETGVPIVGVLPYDDPGLPEEDSVGLPATGEGGVLGDDDGIPEARRIRIAVPRLPRISNATDLEALAAEPGVSVAFVPIETGALETETASATDPLEEADADAVVLPGTKNTVDDLRALHEAGFGDALAGFGGPVVGVCGGYQLLGERITNASLEGTGDDDVLEGLGLLPVETRFEGTKRLERTTVPVDGDATPLLAGAEGPAAGYEIHAGRTRALEDVDRPLGDSSAARGRVLGTYLHGLFDNDSVRTAFLAHVAAKAGVDRTAGDEPGATDTESATGRQNATGRTPSDRAATLVRKHVDLEALGEPFGTGLTCGKEDGQ
- a CDS encoding bacterio-opsin activator domain-containing protein; its protein translation is MSYDNRSESIVHVTTSPSSSLRTRLQKKTEIDVLSVSPEADLETVLETERPPDAESESSDGPGTPSRSTEISPETPAESSSELPESEFQRPIAVVLELECPEQTSAVLERIRTTAPTVPTIVVPSSGSEALAAAALRANADDYVLTDGDTEPVERIVDTVRSLRESDGDSVGASATVTKSAEPMPTSETAETRLAAETADGKYHRILANELPDEAFVIGADGTYFEAKVRSDVADLYSMSADELMGKRLERVFPDGVAAELQGCVDRTIQTGEIQSIEYSVETFDGRRRYEARVVPIDERIEGQRAVVWLARDITERAKRERELRSRQDQLETLNRISMVVGQVIDTLVEAPSRNAIEREVCEQLVDSELYCGAWIAERTGEGTLSYRTGAGSTETYLECVREREFDDEWAVQRAVRTGKTQTETGIPENEAVPEPLRESARQDGISSAVSVPISHNESIYGVLVVLSSREEAFSTGERAGFSLLGETIGFTIMAVKNRQLLFSDTVIELEFRIDGGETFSFDLSEEYGCTCSLEWAGTTSGGRTFQYVTVDGLAGETVLEAANAHESIEECRLIHDGENSCTVEMRLSKSGVRTLANHGATIRDVAVENGVGTCLIEVSQDADVREIADALTVVYENTELVARREVDRAVQTAAERRNRMLDQLTDRQLTTLRLAYYGGFFDWPRESTGEEIAEAMGVSPPTMHQHLRKGLKSILGEFFEAGGGTP